A genomic segment from Nicotiana sylvestris chromosome 1, ASM39365v2, whole genome shotgun sequence encodes:
- the LOC104225264 gene encoding uncharacterized protein isoform X1 → MVKGFWCRTMMPESTDDSDKANTNRESQVKEDSEYVRLVIRNERTSEVETSQSQSLSRRESIIWWIKAIIGCIFTVIILLVFIKWGAPFLFQKILIPILQWEATTFGRPVLALVIVASLALFPVFLIPSGPSMWLAGMIFGYGLGFVIIMAGTTVGMTLPYFVGLLFRDRIHQWLKRWPQKAAMIRLVGEGSWFHQFRVVAVFRISPFPYTIFNYAVVVTKMRFWPYFCGSIAGMIPESFIYIYSGRLMRTFADVQYGNHHLTRVEIVYNVISFIIAVIIIVAFTVYAKRTLSQLENEEENNGEGSASNRGRLEMEPLPTENSKYPSFCSTL, encoded by the exons ATGGTAAAAG GTTTCTGGTGTCGAACGATGATGCCAGAGTCAACGGATGATTCAGATAAAGCCAACACTAACCGTGAGAGTCAAGTAAAGGAAGACAGCGAGTATGTGAGGCTTGTTATAAGAAATGAAAGAACATCTGAAGTTGAAACTTCACAATCCCAATCACTGTCCAGAAGAGAGTCTATTATATGGTGGATCAAGGCCATTATTGGGTGTATTTTCACTGTGATAATTCTTCTAGTTTTCATAAAGTGGGGAGCGCCCTTTCTTTTTCAGAAG ATTCTAATTCCAATCCTACAATGGGAAGCCACCACATTTGGCCGTCCAGTGCTTGCTCTCGTAATTGTAGCTTCTTTGGCACTGTTCCCGGTATTCCTAATTCCTTCTGGACCATCAATGTGGCTCGCTGGGATGATCTTTGGATACGGACTTGGATTTGTTATTATAATGGCTGGAACAACAGTTGGGATGACCTTGCCATATTTCGTTGGTTTGCTTTTCCGAGATAGAATTCAT CAATGGTTAAAGAGATGGCCTCAGAAGGCAGCCATGATTAGACTGGTGGGAGAAGGGAGTTGGTTTCATCAATTCCGTGTGGTTGCAGTATTTAGGATTTCGCCATTTCCGTACACAATCTTCAATTATGCAGTGGTAGTGACAAAGATGAGGTTCTGGCCTTATTTTTGTGGATCTATAGCAGGAATGATTCCGGAATCCTTCATTTATATCTACAG TGGTCGGCTAATGAGGACATTTGCGGATGTGCAATATGGGAACCATCACCTGACTAGAGTTGAGATTGTCTATAATGTTATTTCATTCATTATAGCAGTCATCATTATAGTGGCTTTCACAGTCTATGCCAAGAGGACACTGAGTCAACTTGAAAACGAAGAAGAAAACAATGGTGAAGGCTCTGCCTCTAACCGTGGGAGGTTAGAAATGGAACCTCTCCCAACTGAAAACTCCAAGTATCCTAGTTTTTGCTCAACTTTGTAG
- the LOC104225264 gene encoding uncharacterized protein isoform X2 codes for MMPESTDDSDKANTNRESQVKEDSEYVRLVIRNERTSEVETSQSQSLSRRESIIWWIKAIIGCIFTVIILLVFIKWGAPFLFQKILIPILQWEATTFGRPVLALVIVASLALFPVFLIPSGPSMWLAGMIFGYGLGFVIIMAGTTVGMTLPYFVGLLFRDRIHQWLKRWPQKAAMIRLVGEGSWFHQFRVVAVFRISPFPYTIFNYAVVVTKMRFWPYFCGSIAGMIPESFIYIYSGRLMRTFADVQYGNHHLTRVEIVYNVISFIIAVIIIVAFTVYAKRTLSQLENEEENNGEGSASNRGRLEMEPLPTENSKYPSFCSTL; via the exons ATGATGCCAGAGTCAACGGATGATTCAGATAAAGCCAACACTAACCGTGAGAGTCAAGTAAAGGAAGACAGCGAGTATGTGAGGCTTGTTATAAGAAATGAAAGAACATCTGAAGTTGAAACTTCACAATCCCAATCACTGTCCAGAAGAGAGTCTATTATATGGTGGATCAAGGCCATTATTGGGTGTATTTTCACTGTGATAATTCTTCTAGTTTTCATAAAGTGGGGAGCGCCCTTTCTTTTTCAGAAG ATTCTAATTCCAATCCTACAATGGGAAGCCACCACATTTGGCCGTCCAGTGCTTGCTCTCGTAATTGTAGCTTCTTTGGCACTGTTCCCGGTATTCCTAATTCCTTCTGGACCATCAATGTGGCTCGCTGGGATGATCTTTGGATACGGACTTGGATTTGTTATTATAATGGCTGGAACAACAGTTGGGATGACCTTGCCATATTTCGTTGGTTTGCTTTTCCGAGATAGAATTCAT CAATGGTTAAAGAGATGGCCTCAGAAGGCAGCCATGATTAGACTGGTGGGAGAAGGGAGTTGGTTTCATCAATTCCGTGTGGTTGCAGTATTTAGGATTTCGCCATTTCCGTACACAATCTTCAATTATGCAGTGGTAGTGACAAAGATGAGGTTCTGGCCTTATTTTTGTGGATCTATAGCAGGAATGATTCCGGAATCCTTCATTTATATCTACAG TGGTCGGCTAATGAGGACATTTGCGGATGTGCAATATGGGAACCATCACCTGACTAGAGTTGAGATTGTCTATAATGTTATTTCATTCATTATAGCAGTCATCATTATAGTGGCTTTCACAGTCTATGCCAAGAGGACACTGAGTCAACTTGAAAACGAAGAAGAAAACAATGGTGAAGGCTCTGCCTCTAACCGTGGGAGGTTAGAAATGGAACCTCTCCCAACTGAAAACTCCAAGTATCCTAGTTTTTGCTCAACTTTGTAG
- the LOC104245604 gene encoding MLO-like protein 13 isoform X1 — protein sequence MAEEKSQELEYTPTWVVAVVCFVIVLVSLLAERGLHRLGKFFRDKKQDALFEALQKLKEELMLLGFISLLLTVFQERISKICIPANISIIMLPCTLKESVTSNNLTATTGRHLLAGGGVDHCTHHKGQVPFLSLEALHDLHIFVFVLALTHVVFCVTTMVLKVAKIRSEWGHWEHSIQREPRPDHVHILHLKSFMDRSGRRWRKYIVVSWTVAFFKQFYVSVTKSEYIVLRSAFITEHCPALPKYEFHKYMMRTLEHDFKKIVRISWYLWLFVVLLLLMNIAGWNTYFWLSFLPLVLLLLVRTKLELIITELAQEIAERSSVIDETRPVRPSDELFWFHSPTLVLNLIHFILVQNSFEIAFIVWIWSTDGFKSCIMGELGLIIPRLVIGVIVQVLCSYSTLPLYALVTQMGSRFKQEILNQHIEECIKLWGSGGRAGSSTQNKMAMETLENICVSKRPAIEGISSTVELSYLNNHHTTP from the exons ATGGCGGAAGAAAAGTCACAGGAGCTGGAGTATACACCAACATGGGTGGTCGCCGTCGTCTGTTTCGTCATTGTTCTTGTTTCCCTTCTTGCCGAACGCGGCCTCCATCGTCTTGGAAAG TTCTTCCGGGACAAGAAACAAGATGCATTATTTGAGGCCCTGCAGAAATTAAAAGAAG AATTGATGCTTTTGGGATTTATTTCCTTACTATTGACGGTGTTCCAAGAGCGAATAAGCAAAATATGCATTCCTGCAAATATTTCAATAATAATGCTTCCGTGTACGTTAAAAGAATCAGTTACCTCTAATAATCTCACTGCAACAACTGGGAGACACCTTTTAGCTGGAGGTGGTGTAGACCATTGTACCCATCATAAG GGACAAGTTCCATTTTTATCGTTGGAGGCATTGCATGATCTGCACATTTTCGTATTTGTGTTGGCGCTCACACATGTGGTCTTTTGTGTCACGACCATGGTTCTTAAAGTTGCTAAG ATACGAAGTGAATGGGGACATTGGGAGCATTCAATTCAAAGGGAACCAAGGCCAGACCATG TGCATATTCTCCATCTTAAATCATTTATGGATAGATCTGGTAGACGTTGGAGGAAGTATATTGTCGTGAGTTGGACG GTGGCATTTTTCAAACAATTTTATGTTTCAGTAACCAAGTCAGAGTATATTGTCTTGCGATCTGCATTTATCACA GAACATTGTCCAGCCCTTCCTAAATATGAGTTTCACAAATATATGATGCGGACACTAGAGCATGATTTCAAAAAGATTGTCAGAATCAG TTGGTACTTGTGGCTTTTTGTCGTTCTCCTTTTGTTGATGAACATTGCAG GATGGAACACCTATTTTTGGCTATCATTTTTACCTCTAGTT CTATTACTACTAGTGAGAACAAAATTGGAACTCATAATAACAGAATTGGCTCAAGAGATAGCAGAGAGGTCGTCAGTAATAGATGAAACCAGACCAGTTAGACCTTCTGATGAATTGTTTTGGTTTCACAGTCCAACTCTTGTCCTTAACCTCATTCACTTCATTTTGGTCCAAAACTCCTTTGAGATTGCTTTCATCGTCTGGATTTGG TCTACTGATGGATTCAAATCATGCATCATGGGAGAATTGGGTTTAATCATTCCAAGACTTGTTATTGG GGTGATTGTCCAAGTTCTTTGCAGTTACAGTACTTTGCCCTTATATGCTCTTGTCACACAG ATGGGAAGCAGATTTAAGCAAGAGATATTAAATCAGCATATAGAGGAGTGTATCAAGTTATGGGGATCAGGTGGTAGAGCTGGTTCATCAACCCAAAATAAGATGGCCATGGAAACACTAGAAAACATCTGTGTTTCTAAGAGACCTGCAATTGAAGGCATCTCATCAACTGTTGAACTTTCTTATCTAAACAATCATCACACAACTCCTTAA
- the LOC104245604 gene encoding MLO-like protein 13 isoform X2, with product MAEEKSQELEYTPTWVVAVVCFVIVLVSLLAERGLHRLGKFFRDKKQDALFEALQKLKEELMLLGFISLLLTVFQERISKICIPANISIIMLPCTLKESVTSNNLTATTGRHLLAGGGVDHCTHHKGQVPFLSLEALHDLHIFVFVLALTHVVFCVTTMVLKVAKIRSEWGHWEHSIQREPRPDHVHILHLKSFMDRSGRRWRKYIVVSWTVAFFKQFYVSVTKSEYIVLRSAFITEHCPALPKYEFHKYMMRTLEHDFKKIVRISWYLWLFVVLLLLMNIAGWNTYFWLSFLPLVSTDGFKSCIMGELGLIIPRLVIGVIVQVLCSYSTLPLYALVTQMGSRFKQEILNQHIEECIKLWGSGGRAGSSTQNKMAMETLENICVSKRPAIEGISSTVELSYLNNHHTTP from the exons ATGGCGGAAGAAAAGTCACAGGAGCTGGAGTATACACCAACATGGGTGGTCGCCGTCGTCTGTTTCGTCATTGTTCTTGTTTCCCTTCTTGCCGAACGCGGCCTCCATCGTCTTGGAAAG TTCTTCCGGGACAAGAAACAAGATGCATTATTTGAGGCCCTGCAGAAATTAAAAGAAG AATTGATGCTTTTGGGATTTATTTCCTTACTATTGACGGTGTTCCAAGAGCGAATAAGCAAAATATGCATTCCTGCAAATATTTCAATAATAATGCTTCCGTGTACGTTAAAAGAATCAGTTACCTCTAATAATCTCACTGCAACAACTGGGAGACACCTTTTAGCTGGAGGTGGTGTAGACCATTGTACCCATCATAAG GGACAAGTTCCATTTTTATCGTTGGAGGCATTGCATGATCTGCACATTTTCGTATTTGTGTTGGCGCTCACACATGTGGTCTTTTGTGTCACGACCATGGTTCTTAAAGTTGCTAAG ATACGAAGTGAATGGGGACATTGGGAGCATTCAATTCAAAGGGAACCAAGGCCAGACCATG TGCATATTCTCCATCTTAAATCATTTATGGATAGATCTGGTAGACGTTGGAGGAAGTATATTGTCGTGAGTTGGACG GTGGCATTTTTCAAACAATTTTATGTTTCAGTAACCAAGTCAGAGTATATTGTCTTGCGATCTGCATTTATCACA GAACATTGTCCAGCCCTTCCTAAATATGAGTTTCACAAATATATGATGCGGACACTAGAGCATGATTTCAAAAAGATTGTCAGAATCAG TTGGTACTTGTGGCTTTTTGTCGTTCTCCTTTTGTTGATGAACATTGCAG GATGGAACACCTATTTTTGGCTATCATTTTTACCTCTAGTT TCTACTGATGGATTCAAATCATGCATCATGGGAGAATTGGGTTTAATCATTCCAAGACTTGTTATTGG GGTGATTGTCCAAGTTCTTTGCAGTTACAGTACTTTGCCCTTATATGCTCTTGTCACACAG ATGGGAAGCAGATTTAAGCAAGAGATATTAAATCAGCATATAGAGGAGTGTATCAAGTTATGGGGATCAGGTGGTAGAGCTGGTTCATCAACCCAAAATAAGATGGCCATGGAAACACTAGAAAACATCTGTGTTTCTAAGAGACCTGCAATTGAAGGCATCTCATCAACTGTTGAACTTTCTTATCTAAACAATCATCACACAACTCCTTAA